The DNA window CATCGAGCAGAAGGAGGCGCTTCACGCGGGCGTCTCCGACTTGCTTCACACTGTGCTGGGCAAGGACCCGGAGGATACGTTCGTCATCATTCAGGAGGTGGAACCTGAAGACTGGGGACGTGGCGGCCAATCCGTGCCCGCCTGGCGGAAGCGACGTTCGGGATAGGCCCGGGGCCGAATTCCATCGGCGTCAAGCAGGCAGGACTTGAAGCAAGGGCCTTGGGGAGGGTTAGCGTTACTCGTGCGGTGGCGAGCCGGGCCCTGCCACGAACAGGCGCTTTCGCTAACAATAGCTGCCGCTCACCGCGCCAATGACGCCCGTCGAAATTTGCCATAGGTTAAGGTGATGGAAGGGCATCGCGAATTGGCAAAAAGTGGGACATTCCTGCCGATCGGCAGCGCGATTGGAAACGTCCGGTTACGCTGACACCGGTCATTAGTGGAATCGCTTGGAGCACGATGTGGGCGTGGCACAGGTCGGTCGCCGCGCATTGTGGCGCCCGACAGCTAATCCCCACGAGTGTTATTCGCGCTCGTCTGGCTGGCTGACCATCGTGACGTTCTCGGGATCGATCACGACGTTGATGCCGCTGGTAGTTGCCATCTCAGCGCCATAGCCGTTCCGGTCGATGACCGCAGGCCGAACGTCCAGCAATTCGAACCCGGTGGACGCGAACGCGCCCGCCTGCTCGCCTTCCCGCTCGAGAATGACTTTGGTGGCAAGCGTGATCCCGCATCCAGCAAACTCTATGGTGTTGAAGTAGATCGCCTCCAGCCCATACTGCGGCGACATTTTTTAGACAACCTTGGCACAAATCGCGAAAGCATCATCGACAATCGACAAATTTACGGCCTTCACATCCTCGAG is part of the Novosphingobium sp. genome and encodes:
- a CDS encoding 4-oxalocrotonate tautomerase family protein encodes the protein MPIVTIQITREGTLPGAKATTIEQKEALHAGVSDLLHTVLGKDPEDTFVIIQEVEPEDWGRGGQSVPAWRKRRSG